tgaaacCCTAGAATAACCCAGACCCGACTTTGAAGGCATTGAGGGGGGAGTCGATTTCGAATCATCTAAGCATATGGATAATTACGTACCCTCCGAATCAACTTAGTCATCTCGATGGACAATTTTTAAACTATGTAtgcatgataaatttttttttttgcaatattcttctttaaaaaattgtttaatgACAATGATAGTATATATGCGATTCATCATGAGCAatcaataattataaatttaactcCATTCACTTTCTTTTAAGACACCTACAATAActtagaaataaatattttttcatggtAAATTAATGGAATTTTGtactataataatatatgagcttttcatttatttttcacttaatCAGCTAACTAAAAAAATGCAAGGTGAAAAAAAGATAGTCACAAAACTATTGGAAagtgtcttttttttcttttttgtatgaaaatactattgttttttattttctcacgatttaatcaaaatatttataaatttagtactatttttaattaaaggcaaaaaagtttaaaatattttcatttactgTTTATATATCATTATTACATCATATTACAATTGGAggcactttttaaaaaaaattgaagtatgtGAAATCAATAAAATTGACCGATAACAAAATATAGAAGAGATAAAATACTAAAGTACACCATAagatataaatcatttaaaaataaagctTTTTATTAGAGTGTACATGATTCTTAACCCAATTTGGAAGATAAGTTCTCAATATTGCAAAATTTATTAGGAAGAGATAGCAATTTTAAATCTAGTTGAAATTTTAATACAAGCTCAAATAAGAGTCTTCTATAGATCTGATACATTCAGACATCTTCATATCTATTAAGagattttctaaaaattaaaacaaacaaacttaATGAGCTGAATCAGAATGATTTAGATTCAGATCAAAAAACCAAACGTACTTAATGGGCTGAATCgaaatgattaagattcagatTCACATTAAGTGCAAACAGACGAGGCCTAAGAATTATTAAGatataattgattaaaaattattattttaggtaGATGACTAAGCTTACTCAATAGTTATCTGAAATTTagtattttttcaattttaatttgtttatctaattttttttgacataaagtttaacaaattaaaataaaggaaCTATTTAGCCAATTGTGTAATTAATCAGTGTtgtgcaattttttttcaaaattcttctaatctacattttttctttaattatttttcctattGAAGGTGTAATGACTTTTGCAATTCTAGATCTTATAGATTttgagttataattttttttctaaattaataatcGAGTAAACGACCATAGTTCTGAATAATAATAGTTAACTTTAtagagataattatttttttatatataaaattattttgactagTGATATAGATACAACCAATGGATGTTTTGTATCAATTATTTGTACAAGAAACATGATTTTAGTAACGAGAAAGATTAatagatattattattttacactttcgaataaaagaaatgataaaGGTTCTAGGGAATGATTATATGCCTCCTCACGTAAAAAATAATGTAGATAATGATGAAGATAATGACAATAATGGAGAtcctgattttatgcatattaaAAAGATAATACAGATGATGACGACAATGATAATGATGAGGAGGATGATAACAACAATGATGGAAATCTAgaatatgattatgtgtttttatcatcataatcatcatttcTAAAATCTCCAGCATTGTTAATATCACCATcctcttcatcatcatcatcgccatcatcattatcatctttgTTAAGACACATAATCAGAATCACCAACATTATTGTCATCATCCTCCTCACCATctctattattttaaaataaattttttctatgAAACAAGTTTATAATTTTGGCATTAGACttgtcttatatatatatatatatgtaatctTTTTTGGTCTATAATCACATAATTCCGATGTGGTTCTCATGTgtgatttaaaattttcttgcCTTATTATTAGtgtgatttaatattttttacctTATTTTAGTTTAAGTAAATCTTTATTAATTGTCAAAGTGATAAATATAAATCTGGTCAAATCACAAGAAATCAAATCATAAAAAGTCATTATTTGACCAATAGTCGTAAAACGATAAATATGAGTCTGGTCAAATTACAAGaaatcaaatcataaaagtTATTATTTGACTAATAGTCGTATGATAAATATGAATCTAGTCAAATTACAAGAAATCAAATCGTAAAAGTCATTATTTGACCAATAAtcgtaaaatgataaatatgaatctggtcaaatcataaaaaattattatttgaagaatagtaataaatatgaaactggttaaattatatgaaatcaaattataaaaatcattatttgacGAATAGTTATGGTGTTTTAAGGCGTGCTTCCGTTCgccaaaaaaaatactaatcaAACAACAAtgtaacataaataaaataatgtatatcatgatttgaagaaaatcaaaataaaatttataatctttaGCACCTTAAATAATGATTAGTCTTAGACATATTATTGTTGGCAAAATCATTTgctttcatatttatatgagtAGATATTTGGGATTATTGTTTATGTAATTGTAATGTAATTtacttattcaattatttttgctacatatagttataatatatacaattaagttgaattaaaataatattttggttGAATACATTAACAATtctttaaaattgtataaaatttatttagacactCGAATTATAACTTAAAATTATTGAGAATATAAACACATgatagaatatttttatttgacacTAATTATGTCATAGCCCcgataaaatattaaatcacACGCATGTTCTAAGCCCTCATTAAGTGGTCAAGGGAAATCTCGAAAACACCTTGatagatataaaaataaatcgtTGCATTCATCATCTCCCATTAGTACTCATTTACTTCTACTTATCTGTGTAAATTTTAAAGTGAACCCAGGAATTCCCTCAAACACTTCAACAAGGCATAAAACAACAAAGTAATTAAGCCCTCACGAAGTGGTCAAGGAAACTCTCGCGAATCAGTCTCCCATTAATACTCTAACACTTCTATTTGTTTGTGTAAATTTCAAAGTGAGCCTGGAAATTCTCGCAAACACTTCAACAAAGCATCAAACAACGTAGTAATGAAATCCTCTTATAGTTATCAAGGGAACTCTCGTGAACACCTTAATAGACCTGAGAACCATTTTTCTCTATCTCCATAACTCCAACTAGTACTCTTGCACTTCCATTGGCTTGTTTAATCTTGTTACAACATCCACACTCCTATGTATATTGTGTTTGTAAGCAAATTCCATGCAAGATATGAAAGTGGGGTTTGAACTTGGATATGTGGTGACATTTTTTTGATGGGcaatagcaaacaaaaaattcatatttgtatgctatagcaaagtttgcataattgcgctccatagcgaacataaaactgtataattcgctatacatatacaattgtataattcgctggcctatttcactgcaattgtataattcgctatcctatttcactgcgattgcataatgcacaattgtataattcgctgcctatttcgctgcaatatttttataaaatttgttttgcatacagttgaatcgaattaaaatgtatgtatattgcataattataagtgtatagcaagaagatatatgtttttctctcgctctatacaaaaacagaaacacaatatatacacttctgttgtataaagctagagaaaattgtatttcactgcaattgtataattcgcaattgtataattcgttggccttttctctgcaatatttgaagtaaaatgtttgtaaattgtataattaagtgtataacacgaaggtatatatttttgcatgtgtatatacaattttctctcgctttatacaaaacaaaaacagaatttatacacttttgtgtataaagcgagagagacgagcgagaatggagagtggcgagcgagatttttgggagagagacgcctggcaaactttagctaacgtttgctatggagcacaattaaatcaaaccctagctactctatttattttaggttattagtttgctattatatacaattttcccatttTTGAATGTGGCTTCAAATTTGGATAAGTTTTAAATGATAAGTTTTTCATGTTGCATAATTCTCATACCTTAGGTTTGACGTAAAAATTAAATCTTGCATCTATTTGCTGGAAttagtggattcactagctaattcttactattaatttattaatataatttttgatgCATGTCAAATTTCTTTTAAAGACAACAAGATATTTAAATACTTTGATTCTTGTGTAAAGGAAGGGGTATAGATTTATAAAGTTATTCTATATTTTGTCCAATTTGCTATATGATTGGTAATTTAGAAAGgtatcaacaaaaaatataacattGAGTCAATCTTATTTGTGCATGGAATatcttttccctttattttggAATAAATTTTTGCCCTCACTTGGTTTACAATATAGACCAAGAAGTATATTCTAATCCTATATGTACCAAGGAATacttcttttttcaaattttaaatcaagAAAGAAACATATCAAATGAATAAAGAGGGTAGCTAGAATGTATCCAAACGTTATCCACATAGTTATTTCTAATAGACCTTTATATCAAAAAAGAAACGtatcaaattaatattgaaaaaaaaaactgaaatacatGGAAGGAGAATTTGCATGTGAACTATAAAGGTCATTTAACATATTACGAGAGCAAGAAGAGGTCATGAGTTCTGATCTTATCgtcatttattaaaaatgaaattttatatgtTTGCTCGGCCAAGAAAAGGATATGGATACTAATATCGGGGGAAATGTTctggatataaaataaatagttaatGTATACTTATTTTCAGACGTGGGGTAGAAGTTCGGTATGAATTCAGTTAAActcgataattttttttataatagtgtGTTTTTACAAACAAATTCATTTAATGATCttacatatttattaaatcGCCAAAGATGTATATACATTTTCGCGAGATTTCATATACTAACAAATAGAGTTCCTACTTTGTCTGCTCCCAACGTTTTTGAAATAAACACAACTTTCATGCAAAAAAAAGAGTTATCCTTAGTCATTTTAGGAGCAAGGGTTCTGACTGTTGGGTATTATTTACCCTGAGTTTCTTAtcacaaataaatttttcttttaggaaaaagatttaatatttttctaatcaTTTTCTCGTAGGAAAAAGTTTAGGACTCCATAAATATAGATTTGTTCCTTTTAACTTTATCAACATTTACAATGTAGTCTTGggggtttttaaaattttgatttgtggGACACAAGTAAAACATTATTCCTTGTCTGAACCTCTCATATATTTCGAGTGAATTGGTCGATGTTATTAATTCTCTCTATATTtcgtactctcatatttatatagaggaatactcatctccatttatttatttattttgctcatttttgaatttcttttattGTGGAATTTTTTCTTCCAATGAGTATACAATATACGTAGCTCAAAATGGATAATTATACGGCtaattaaagaacaaaaatataaatagttcttcataaaattaagtaatCAAAACTAAAAAGAGAAGGAGTAGTGTAACATCAAATTAAAGTTTAACATTAAATGGACAATTTGACAAtcatatcaaataattttatgaattgtaaATTCCACATGACTTATTAGTTGTGAAGATCTCACATAATgttttaaaagaatataaaaaaaattatcaatattcattacattattatagcatcacaataaattatACAACTTCATATGTACATTATGTTCATTCCACAAATATTcgaaaataagataaaattgaatagactaaaaacaacaaaatagcTAATAAATTAAAGAGAGAAACATTTTCAGTGTAAAAGAATGGAGGAACTTCCTCAATAACTAACAAAGCATAAAATAGATTTACCTCTTTTTATTGCGTATGTGACGAGAAATTACATCTATCAATAATTATACATTAGAATAACTAAGTGTATGCATAAATATAAAGTGACTGTGATGAGCAATGTAATTACATGCACCCAATAATCATCCATCAACAATTATACACTGAATAAGAATATGCATTAATATAAagtgattttgaaaataaattttcggtatatgtatataataagtCGAGAATTATAAAAGtcatataaaaattgatgatatGCATAAGGTCTATAAGAATTCGATTGGTTAAAGTTGAGATACGTAAAGTTTCTAACTAAAATCTATATATGTTCGCCTATTAAGATGTATGGTAATTCAAAggacattcttttctttaatgttaAAGGATATTTCAATTTATAATGTATATAGTTCACTGTCTTTTGTAGTTACAAAACACTTCATTTATCAAACTCCACTTTAGaatgaaaacaaattaaatatttcatgaataaattatatcTATTAATATAATGGATTGCTACCatatgttatttaaaatttattaattagcttatcaataatatttaaattgtaaTGGGATAAAATTGTAATCCAACTTTAAAGTTAAGATCTTCCccacttattattattattattattattatataatgaatatttcattaatataaatattttattatttatttatatgctcaattataataaatgataatttaatgtgtctaaattaaatttattgaataagTTTAAAGGATTGAATTTCATAATGAGATCTCGCcctgcatttatttttttaatagaaaaaataaattagtaaatgaAATGCATATTCTACACACAATAACTcttaatcaaataataatttttataatttgactttttATGATTTGACCAGATTTATATTTACTACTTTAATAACTAGTAATAAAAGATTACTTGACTAAAATAAGGTAAATTTATAGCAAGTGGTTGTTAGGCCACATGAGAACCACATCGAAATTATGTGATTAtagaccaaaaaaaatttacatatatatatattagacaagtctattacaaaaattaaaaaacttgtttcattaagaattttattttaaaataatggaGATGGTGAGGAGGGTAATGACAATGTTGATGACTTTGATTATGTGTTCTAACAAAGATAATTACGAAGATGATGCCGATGATGATACTGATCAGTATGGTGATACTAACGATGATGGagatttttagaaattatgatGATGAAAAACACATAATTATGTCCTAGATTTCCATCATTGTTTTTATCATCCTCCTCATCATTATCATTGTCGTCATCATCTGTACTATTTTTTTAGGACGAACAAAATCAAAATCTCTATATtgtcatcatcttcatcattatCTGCATTATTTTCTTTGTGAGGAGGCACATAATTATTTCCTTGAACttttatcatttcttttattcgaaagtgtaaaataataaatctattAATCTTTCTTATGACTAAAATCATCATGTTTCCCGTACAAATAATCAGTATACTTTTTATCAATTGGTTGTATTTATATGACTagtcaaaataattatataaaaaaataattgtctcTATAAAATTAACTATTATTGTTAAGAACTATGGTCATTTActctatttttaatttagaaaaaaaattataaacttaaaatCTATAAGATCTATAATTGCAAAAGTCATTGCAcctttaataggaaaaagataaaGACAAAATGTAGattataagaattttgaaaaaaaaaattgcacaaCACTGATTAAGTACAAAATTGGCTAAAATAGTtcctttattttgttaaaatttgtgTCTAAGAAAATtagataaacaaattaaaattgacgGAATACTAAATTTCTGATAACTATTGAGTAAGCTTAACCATCTacctaatataattaattttatttaattgtgtCCTAATGATTCTTACTTGAGCTTGTATTAAAATTTCAACTAGATTTGAAATTGATATCTATtcctaatataaatatattattatgtattcATGTgcttaattataataaattataatttaaagtatctaaataatatttattgaaaaatttcaaGGATCGAATTATCTAATGAGATCTCGCCCTTCACTtctttttaatagaaaaataaattaataaatgaaaagCATATTCTACACACCataactatttttatgattCGACTTCTTATGATTTGACTAGATTTATATTTACTACTTTGATAGCTAACAAATATTACTTAGTTAAAATAAGGTAAATAACTTAAATGAGACTAATAATAAGGcaagaaaaattaaatggaaataatgagaacataaaaaaaaaaatatatatatatatatatatagttaggAGGCACATAATTTCGATCACCATCATCAGTATATTCATCGCGCACTAGAATTTTTATGAACATCACTATCATTTCTTATTATCgaaagtataaaataataatatctatTCATTTTCCCATCATTAAAATCATCATGTTTCTTGTAAAAATAATCATTGTACTTGTCAATGGTTGTATCTATATATATCATCAGCCAAAATAGttttataacaaaaaacaaTATATCTCTTTAAAATTAACTACTATTATATCATAACTATAGTCATTTACTTTCATTTCTaatctgtaaaaaaaaaaaattatagctgAAAATCTATAAGACATAGAATTGCAAAAGTCATTATaggaaaaacaaaatctaaTCTTGGATTGCCAATACATTTAAAACATATAGACAACAAAATTTGGTAGATATATGAGAAATGTACAATGACAAAACCAAAATATGTATAGTCTCTCTATGAGTCACCTACCGCGAGGAGACTTTTGATAGGCTTGTAATGGAGAAGCAGACGGTGTCATATGCAGGGGTGAACGATGATGTCTCATAGGCGATACAGCCACTGGGCTAGGAATAGCTCTATGATAGGTATGTGAGAGTTTGCTAAGACCTTTTGGTGATTGAAGTTCTTCAAGAGCAGTTAAAACCTCGGACATTTTGGGGCGAAGCTTGGGTTCATTGCTTAGACACTGCCAAGCAAGGTTAGCAGCTGTATATGCTCCTTTCTGGGGATACTGGCCTTCTAGTTTGGTGTCCATTATTCGAAACAACTTGCGTTTGTCCCCTAAATATGGCTTTGCCCAGTCTACAAGATTCTGCTCTATACCTAACTTTGTGTTGTCAACTGCACGTCGTCCTGAGAGCAGTTCAAGCAACACAACACCGAAGCTGTATACATCACTTTTTGCTGTCAAACGACCTGGAAGATAGCGGGATATTTAGTTACAAGATAATAGTCCAGCAGTATTACAAGCATAATTTGTTCAGTTATGATAGGAGAAGACTCATCATATTGACAATAGAATGTGTTTCAAAAGGAAACTTTCTTCTAAGTGAAAATACCGCAACTTTATAGAAAGTCTAGATAAATAAGATCGGTAACTGGGGATACTTTTAAGGGTCGTCTTTACCCCGCAAAGGTAAGGGTAAGGTTTGCATACACCATCATAAGTAGATTTTATCATCAAAAATcatgttttatatgttttaCTCCAAAATCGATATCTAATAAGGAGGTCATGCTATATGTTCGATATAGATAAGCTAACAAGAGAGGCAATGTATTAACCTGTAGCAACATATTCTGGAGCAGCATAGCCATGTGTACCCATTACTTGAGTGGATACGTGTGTGCGATCACCAGTTGGCCCGGCCTTAGCCAAACCAAAATCTGACAGCTTTGAATTAAATTCCTGCAGTCCAAGAAAGCAGAGAATGACTTGAGCTTCGCAAGAACAGCAGGAGAAGTTGTGCTAAGGCAGGCATATTTACACAAAGGGGATCGGGGTCTGATACGTACCGCATCCAACAGAATATTAGAAGCCTTGAAATCCCGATATATGACTTGTTCTTTAGCATCATGAAGGAAAGCAAGGCCTCTAGCAGCACCAATAGCCACCTTAATTCTTGTTGCCCAATTCAGAGGTTGAGGTCCTCCTGTTTAACAAAAAGATCAAGCCAAGAATTACCACCAATTTGTAAATACACAAATAATTCTCCATTGTTTCGAGGCAAAAGGGAAATGACATAAGGCAGAAACTACTATGACAAATCTAAAGATAGGAGGGGAAGAAAGTAGACATACTTCTAAACAAATGGTTCTCCAAGCTTCCTT
The window above is part of the Solanum pennellii chromosome 5, SPENNV200 genome. Proteins encoded here:
- the LOC107020789 gene encoding probable serine/threonine-protein kinase PBL3 encodes the protein MGNCVGSPARVEATLSSTTPSAYEASRFPDRKSNSSVPSSLSIPSYGRKSSSESLPTPRSESEILYSPNVKSFSFNELKNATRNFRPDSLLGEGGFGCVFKGWIDAQTLTASKPGSGIVIAVKKLKPEGFQGHKEWLTEVNYLGQLRHPNLVKLIGYCIDGDNHLLVYEFMPKGSLENHLFRRGPQPLNWATRIKVAIGAARGLAFLHDAKEQVIYRDFKASNILLDAEFNSKLSDFGLAKAGPTGDRTHVSTQVMGTHGYAAPEYVATGRLTAKSDVYSFGVVLLELLSGRRAVDNTKLGIEQNLVDWAKPYLGDKRKLFRIMDTKLEGQYPQKGAYTAANLAWQCLSNEPKLRPKMSEVLTALEELQSPKGLSKLSHTYHRAIPSPVAVSPMRHHRSPLHMTPSASPLQAYQKSPRGR